In Flavobacteriales bacterium TMED191, the DNA window TAAAGAAAATATAAGCCAAAAGTAGAAATCAACATTAATAAAATAATGTTCAAAATTATCAGGGGTAATCTGGCATAAAAAATTGAGGATTTAATCTTTCTTTTTTGTATTCTAAAACTATGTAAGAATGGAAAATGAATTGTAACAATAGAAATTAAAAATCCCAAAAAATTACATGTAAGAATGATTGCTAAAGTGTATAAGACAAATTTAACCTGATCCATATATATCATAAAAGTATGAAAAAAATTAATTTAAACGATAACACAACTATATACTGCTTAAAACAAAATGAGGCCACTGTATTAGATGAGCATATTTCAGGATACCTAAAGTATGGCATTGAATTAAATGAGGGAGACGTAATTATTGACGTTGGAGCTAATATAGGCATATTAGGTATAAGACTTTCGAAAATCTATAATGATATTACCATACACGCTTTTGAACCTATTCCAGAAATATATAAAGTTCTTAAAAAGAATTCTGAAATAAGTTTAAATCCAAAGTTTAAAACATATATGATGGGTATTTCGAACATTGAAAAACTTATAAAATTTACCTATTTCCCTAATAGCCCCGCGCTATCAACATCGAAGCCAGATACATGGACACAGAATAAAAAAGATTTTATTGCTGCAGTGAAAGGAAGTATAGTAAATGCTTCCAAAAAAATTTGGTGGGCAAAACTTATCCCCAACTTTATCATTCCATTAATTGCTCAGTACTTAAAATCTAATAGTTATACTATAAAAAGTCCTGTTATAATACTAAGTAATTTCATAAAAGAACATAAAATAAAAAAAATTAACTTATTAAAAATTGACTGTGAAGGTGAAGAGATTAATGTGCTAAAAGGAATCAGTAGTGTAAATTGGAAAATAATTAACAATGTAGTAATGGAGGTCAATGATATCAATAACAACTTAGAAATAGCCAAAAGTATTCTTGTAGAGAATAAATTAAATATTACTCACATAGAAAAAGAAAAAGGATTTGAAAAAACTAAACTTACTAATATATATGCTAGTAAAAAAACTATAAATTAAATATCAAAAATCTTACCCGGATTCAAAATATTATTGGGGTCGAAAATTTTCTTAATTTTTTTTTGCAAAGCTA includes these proteins:
- a CDS encoding FkbM family methyltransferase, which gives rise to MKKINLNDNTTIYCLKQNEATVLDEHISGYLKYGIELNEGDVIIDVGANIGILGIRLSKIYNDITIHAFEPIPEIYKVLKKNSEISLNPKFKTYMMGISNIEKLIKFTYFPNSPALSTSKPDTWTQNKKDFIAAVKGSIVNASKKIWWAKLIPNFIIPLIAQYLKSNSYTIKSPVIILSNFIKEHKIKKINLLKIDCEGEEINVLKGISSVNWKIINNVVMEVNDINNNLEIAKSILVENKLNITHIEKEKGFEKTKLTNIYASKKTIN